Within the Salinimonas marina genome, the region TCGAAACCCCGCAAGGCTGCAGCGCCGCTCTTGCGATTGATAATTCACCGAGCTTTATTAACCTGATGTATCAGGATATCGATTTTACTACCACCACCACCGCGCCCTTTGTGTTCTCGTACGATTTTACAGTGGATAGTGTTCTTACCGGACAGGCCCCTGGCAGCACCGATTATTTTGCCCTGGGCTTGGGTGACGGCAGCGGTAATCTGTTTAACGCCCAGGGTGAAGTCGGGAGTTTTTTCGGAATGCCGGATATTGATGGTACCCAGCGTTACCAGGGCAGTATCGAACTGGCAAACATCTTCGCCAATAACACCGGACTGAGTCTGGAACTGCAGATGTTCAGTAATTTTGATGGCGCCCCGGCCTTTATCACGGTCAACACTTTGTCGATCGCGCAAGCCAGTATTCCGGCCCCCGCCACGGCGGCACTGCTGTTATTAGGGTTGCTGGCCGGTGGTTTTTCACGGCGTTGTCATACCGGAGGTAACGCATGAAGTCATCTACTGGCATATTATTGGTGTTAAGCAGTCTGGCGTGCAGCTTACCCGTAACGGCAACGGCCACCCCACAAAGCTGGAATACCGTAGCAGATAATATCTCCACCACCAAAAGCCGCGCAATATACGACCGTAGAAACAACGAACTGGTGGTACGGGTAACCATAAAAAATACCAGCAACACCCCCATCGAAGGTCCACTAATGCTGGGCATAGGCCGTACTTCCCATACTGTTTTAAATGGTAACAGCGACAGTACCGAGGCGATGACCTACATTGATATCAACCACCGCCAAATCGCCCCCCAACAAAGCATTGCGGTGCCGGTTCGTTTTGCCCTGAAACGTCAGCGCCTGCAGTTTGATGCGACCCTGCTGCAAGACACGGGTAGCAACTGGCAGCTGGTGTGGCAGGATGAGTTCGACCAGGACAATATTGATGGGAGCAAATGGAGTTTTGAGCAAAATTGCTGGGGCGGCGGTAACAACGAACAGCAGTGTTACACGGATCGTTCGCAAAACGCCCATATTAACGATGGCATTCTTGTCATCACTGCGCAGCGCGAGGATTTCACCGGTGCTGACAACCCCAATTCTGATCCCTCCAGTACCACCACTTTGCCCTACACTTCAGCGCGTCTGCGCACGCTTAATAAAGGTGACTGGACCTATGGCCGCTTTGAGATAAGAGCAAAAATGCCTGAGGGCCAGGGCACCTGGCCGGCTATCTGGATGTTGCCTTCTGATAATAAATACGGCACCTGGGCGGCGTCGGGTGAAATTGACATCATGGAGGCGGTGAATCTAAAAGCACCTTCTGATGATCCCCAGGCCCAGGGTACGCCGGAAAACCGTGTATATGGCACGCTGCATTATGGTCGACAGTGGCCTGGCAATGTGCACTCAGGTGCAGACTATCGGCTACCTGAAGGACTGAATCCGGCAGATGGTTTTCATGAATACGCCATAGAATGGGAAGAAGGCGAAATTCGCTGGTATGTGGATGATGTACATTTTGCCACCCAGACCAGTGATGGCTGGTACAGTCAGTATCAGGATCAAAGTGGTCAATGGCAGAACGCCCCAGAGGCCGCCCCTTTTGATGAACGTTTTCATATGATTCTGAA harbors:
- a CDS encoding PEP-CTERM sorting domain-containing protein (PEP-CTERM proteins occur, often in large numbers, in the proteomes of bacteria that also encode an exosortase, a predicted intramembrane cysteine proteinase. The presence of a PEP-CTERM domain at a protein's C-terminus predicts cleavage within the sorting domain, followed by covalent anchoring to some some component of the (usually Gram-negative) cell surface. Many PEP-CTERM proteins exhibit an unusual sequence composition that includes large numbers of potential glycosylation sites. Expression of one such protein has been shown restore the ability of a bacterium to form floc, a type of biofilm.), whose translation is MYKINQLLGASLLLAGTHTMAAPIVNGDFSQCDFGGWTTETVGGGTIDEQFSIVETPQGCSAALAIDNSPSFINLMYQDIDFTTTTTAPFVFSYDFTVDSVLTGQAPGSTDYFALGLGDGSGNLFNAQGEVGSFFGMPDIDGTQRYQGSIELANIFANNTGLSLELQMFSNFDGAPAFITVNTLSIAQASIPAPATAALLLLGLLAGGFSRRCHTGGNA